ACTACGAGAAGGCGCAGCGCGAGTGGGAGCAGGCCGAACGGCGTCGCACCTCACGGACCTCCACTACCCGGCGCACGACCAGCCGGCCGTCGAACCCGGCCGCTGACGTTCTCGGCTCCCAGCTCGGGAAGACCGTCGTCCGTGAAGTGCTGCGCGGCATCTTCGGAACGCTCAAGCGCCGGTAGCCGCTGCCGGCGTCAATGTCCAAGAGCTAGGGCGTCGCGGGGACGAGCCGCATTTGCCGCGGGTGAAGAACGGCGCAACGCAAACCTCAAGTAATCTCAGATTGGCAAGACACGCAGCGCTTTATCGACTTTGGAGATAACAGTCATGGAGCTTCGCCAGTTGCACTACTTCACCGTCGTCGCCGAGGAGCTCAGCTTCACTCAGGCTGCACGGCGGTTGCACGTCGCGCAGTCTTCGGTCTCGACGACGATCTCTGCACTCGAACGAGAGCTCAAGGTCATGCTCTTCGTGCGATCGACCCAGAAGGTCTCCCTCACCGAAGAGGGAGTCCATTTTCTGCGCGGCAGTCGGGAAGTCCTCTCGGCCGCGGAGCAGGCCCGTGAGGATGCCCAAGCCGCGAAATACGGGCTCGCCGGCAGGGTGCGTATCGCAATCATTCCGGTTCTGCTCAGGCGTGTTGTTGGGATGGCCAGCCAGTTCCATAAGGTCTACCCGAATGTCCTCCTGAGCCTGGTTGAAGTGGACGCCGATGGAGTGGCCGAGGCGGTCGCGCAGAGGAACCTCGACTTCGCTACCCTGCCGCTGGGCTCGCGCACTACCCCCGCGGGTGTGATGTCGCGCTCGATATTGCGCGAGGAATGCGTGGCGATCCTGCCTCCCGATTCTGGGGCGCCACCCGAGATCTCCCTGGCGGAGTTGGCCGAGTACGGTTTCATCGACTTCATTCCGAGCTGGGCCCTCCGACAGAGTGTCGATTCCACGTTTCGCGCCGCTCGGCTAACGCGCAACACGCGGTTCGAGGTGAGCGACGCACCGGTCGCCGTCGAGTTGGTGAAGGCGGGGCTGGGTGCCTCCATCCTTCCCGCCAGCGTCGCGACCCTGTTTTCGGGCGTCAGAGTCTCGAGGATCGCTGATTACAGACCCGAATGGAACGTCGTCCTGATCTGGCCGAAGGGGCCGATGCGGCCCGCGGTGAGGGAGTTGATGTCGATATTCCTTCGGTCGCTCCCCGCTGCTGAAAACAGATAATCGTGCATATTTAATAATACGAAACATGCCTGTAACATTTCCCGCTAACTTCGCGCTTTGTCGAGTCGGTCGGCGTCCTACAGTGTGAGCCAGCACCCAGCCCAGCAAGCGGTGCATTCCGAGTCGAAGGCGCCGATTGCTTCGGCTTACCCTGCAACCACAACCGAGGAGAGAGCATGTCGAAGCGCGCATATCTAACCCTGGTGGCGGCCTCCGCGCTGCTGCTGACGGCTTGTTCTGATGGCAGCGAACCTGGTCCCGCCGAGGGTCCCGCCGAGGGTCCCACCAAGGTGTCGATTGTCAGCGGCAACCAAAGCCCTGACGTCAGCACCTGGCAGGTCTACCTTCCGGAGATGCTGAAGTACTGGGAGGACGAGGGCCTGGATGTGACCGTCAACTACACCCAGGGCTCGCCTGCAGCCGTCCAGGGTCTCGTCGCCGGCCAAGCCGATTTCGCCTTCAGTACCTTGACTCCCGTGCTTGCCGCATCCAGTGACGGTGAGGATGTGCGCCCCGTTGTGAATCAGACGGTGATGGCCTGGCGGCTCGCCGTTCCGACCGACAGCGCCATCAAAGACCCCGGCGACCTCAAGGGAGCCAAGATCGGTCTGTTCGCGGCCGGCGCAGGTAGCCAGCCCTACCTCGAGAGATGGCTCACGGACGCCGGCATCGACATCCAGACGGACATCGAATACATCGTTACCGGTGGCGCGGCCGCGTCCTATGAAGCGCTGAAGAACGGCACCGTCGACGTCGCTTTCAGCTTCATCGACATGCTCGGCCAGATGGAGGCGCTGGGTGGCGAGTACCGCTACCTCGCCGACGACAAATGGCTGAAGATGCCCGACTACGGCCTTTCGACCAGTACGAAGATGATCAAGGACCGGGACACCCTTGTCGCCGTCTCTCGAGGCGTTGCAAAGGCGATGGTCTTCCTTACCGAGAATCCGCGCTGTGCAGCCGAGGTGTTCATGAAGACCCCGACTGGCATGGGTGGATCAGTTGACCAGTTCGAGGCAGCCCTTCGAGCTTCTGCAAAGCAGGCCAAGGCCTCCTTCGACAGTCAGGGCACCGGATACTGGGGATTCGTAGAGCCAAGTCGACTCCAGGCGGCAATCGACCTTCAGCTTGACCTGGGCCTCATCTCGAAGAAGCTCGATGCAAAAGCCATGGTCCCGGGCGATCTTGAACTGGCCAAGGCCGTCAATGACTTCGACGCCGACGAGATCCGCGCGGCAGCTCGCGCATGTGACCTTGGGTAGCACCCTGGTGGCTTCTTCGACCCGGCACATCCGGGTCGAAGAAGCCACCAAGACATACGCGACTCGGCTCGAACCCGCAGGCCTGCTTGCGCTGAAGCCCATCACGCTCGACATCGATGCAGGCACCTTCGTCTCGATCGTCGGACCATCGGGATGCGGGAAGAGCACGTTCATGCGGATGGTCGCCGGTCTCACCCCGATCAGCGGAGGCCGGATCGAGATCGACGGCACCGAGGTGCGTGAACCCCGGAACGATGTCGGCGTCGTTTTTCAGTCCCCGGTCCTCCTGCCGTGGAAGACCGCGCTGGAGAACGTGATCCTGCCAGCCCGTTTCGCCAAGAAGAACTTGGCCGAGGCGAGAGAGCAGGCTCGCGAGTACTTCGATCTGGTCGGGTTGAGCGGCTTCGAGAGCGCGTATCCTCGCGAGCTTTCCGGAGGTATGCAGCAACGAGTCGGGATCGTCCGGGCTCTGCTCAACCACCCGAAGCTGCTCCTGATGGACGAGCCTTTCGGCGCTCTTGACGCCATGTCTCGAGAAAAGATGAACCTGGAGCTCCTGCGGATCTGGGCGGCAACCTCGTGCACGGTGCTGTTCATCACCCACAGCATTCCCGAAGCGGTGTTGCTCGCGGATCGAGTGCTCGTGATGTCCGGTCGTCCAGGCGAGATCGTCGACGACGTAGAGGTGACGTTGCCCCGCCCACGAAGCCTGGAACAGATCAACACCGCCGAATTCGGGAGGTACACCTACAGTCTGCGCCAGCATTTCAAGTCGGAAGGACTCGACTAAATGTCCACTACTCGCAGTCAGGTCAGGCCCTTGCCCTCACCTAGCGGGCTTGCCCTGCGGTGGTTCCGCCGGCGGCTGACTGATCCCGTCAACTACCTGACAATCGGGGTGGCTCTCGGCTTCTTCGTTTTGTGGGAGATCGCTGTCAAGTCCGGTGCGATCTCACGGCTCATCCTGCCAGCACCATCCGCGATTTTTGATGCTCTGTTGCTGAATCTCGGGATGCCCGTCTTCTGGGAACACACGTGGATCACGCTTCAAGAGATTCTGGTCGGCTTCGCGGCAGGGTCCATCGCCGGTTTCGTGCTCGGCGCCGGTATCGGAGTGTCACGAGTCGCGCAGAGAGTCTTCGGGATGGGGATTCTGGTGCTTCAGGCGATACCGAAGGTGGCGGTGGCGCCGATCATCGCCGTGTGGCTCGGCTACGGTTTGACGGCCAAAGCTGTCATCACGGCCCTGCTCTGCTTCTTCCCGGTCTTCGCCAACACGGTAGCGGGCATCCGTTCCACGCCGACGGAGTATCAGGAGTTGGTCAGCGCGTACCGGGGAAGCCGCACCCAGCGTTTTTTCCATGTGACCTTGCCTAACGCCCTGCCGTCGGTATTCGTGGGGCTCAATGTTGGCTTGACCTTGGCCGTGATCGGCGCGATCGTCGCGGAGTTCGTCGGCTCGAGCAAGGGTCTTGGAGCGTACATTCTGGCGCAGGGATTCCAGCTCAATGTGGCCGGTGTATTCTGCGCCCTCCTCGTCCTCGCAGTGATCACGATCATTCTGAGCGAGGCCGTTTCGTTCCTTTCGCGTCGAGTTGTCTTCTGGGCGCCCGAGTCTGTGGCGGGCTCGACCATATGAGTGACGATCCCGGCTCCGCCCGGTAGCCGCTGCTCAGGTCATACCTCGCGGATGATGACTCGGCGCGCGGGAACACGCATCCTGAGCGGGTGAACAACACGTCGTCTCCCACCACGTCCGACGACGCGACGACCCGGTTCTTCGAGGAACTCGGGCGCCGCGGGAACGAGCCGCTGCTGCGCAGGGTCAGCGGGCGCATCCGCTTCGAAATTGTCGATGGTGAGCGCACGGATTCGTGGCTCGTGGCCGTCGACCAGGGCCGGCTGTCCGTGACCCATGAGCAGGCGACGGCCGACTGCACCATCCGCGGGGGGCGTTCCACTTTCGACGAGCTGGCCGCCGGTCGTCGAAATATGAACGCAGCGCTCGTGCGCGGTGCGCTCGCCGCCCGTGGCGACCTCGAGCTGTTCTTCGCGATCCAGCGTCTCTTCCCCAACCCGCCTCCTGGGTGGGATCCGACCGTCGAGACAAGGGGCGAATCATGACCGATACAGTCAGCATCCTGAACGGCAACACCTTTGTGGTCAGCGATGTCGTGGGAGACATCGAGTCGTCGCCGACCGACCCGACCGGGTTGTTCTCGTTCGACACGCGGTTCTTGTCGAAGTGGGTGCTTACCGTGGACGGCGAACGGCTCACCTCGTTGTCGACCGATGACCTGCACTATTTCGAGGCGCGGTTCTTCCTGGTTCCAGGGGTCGGCAGTGTCTACGTGAACGCGACGATGTCGGTCATCCGGCAGCGGTCGGTCGGCAACGGTTTCACCGAGGTGCTGTCGATCCTGAATCACGACGACCAGCCGGTCGACGTGACCGTACGAATCGACGCCGCCAGCGACTTCGCGGATCTGTTCGAGGTCAAGGACGCGCTGGCGAAGAAGGGTTCGTATTCGACGAAGGTCGCCGGGCGCAGCCTGGAACTGGAATACCAGCGCGACACCTACCATCGGTCGACCGCCATCTCATCGACCGAGGAATGCTCGGTGGACGAGGACGGGTTGACGTTCACGGTCACCATCGGGTCGCACGAAGCCTGGAGCACCGAATTGGAGGTCGCGATCGAAGTGCTTCAGCAGGAGGTTCAGGGGCAGGGGCGTTCGATCTCCGAGCAGGTGAAGCGCCCGATCCCGGACATGGCGGCGAACCTCGCCCGATGGCTGGACGAAGCGCCGCGGCTCGGATGCGACTGGGAGACCCTGGTCAGGACCTACCAGCGCAGCCTGGTCGACCTCGCGGCGCTGCGCTTCTCCCCGCTGACCGCGGGACGCAACAGCCTGCCGGCGGCAGGCTTGCCGTGGTTTATGACGATGTTCGGGCGCGACAGCATCTTCACCAGCCTCCAGGTGCTGCCGTTCGGGTCCGAATTGGCGCGCACCACCCTGCGCGAGCTGGGATTGCGGCAGGGCACGCGGACCGACGACTTCCGGACGAGGATCCCGGTCGCATCCTGCACGAGGTGCGGTTCGGCGAACTGACCGCATTCGAGGAGCGTCCCCACTCCCCGTATTTCGGCTCCGCCGACGCCACTCAGTTGTACGTGGTGTTGCTCGACGAATATGAACGGTGGACCGGTGACACCGAACTGGTTCGTGAGCTCGAGTACGAAGCCCGGGCGGCGCTGCACTGGATCGACACCTACGCGGACCTGCAAGGCAACGGCTATGTGTCTTACGAGCGGCGCAATGCGGAAACCGGTTTGGAGAACCAGTGCTGGAAGGACTCCTGGGACTCGATCTCGTACCGCGACGGCACCCTGCCCGGATTCCCGCGGGCCACTTGCGAATTGCAGGGCTACGCCTATGACGCCAAGGTGCGCGGCGCGCGACTGGCCCGAGAGGTGTGGAACGACCCGGACTACGCGGCCGAGCTGGAAAGGCAGGCCGCGGACTTGAAACGACGCTTCAACCGCGACTTCTGGGTGGCCGACGGAGAGTACTTCGCGATCGCCCTCGACGCCGACGGGCGACAAGTGGACTCGCTCACCTCGAACATCGGGCACCTGCTGTGGAGCGGCATTGTCGACGACTCGAAGGCGCAGGCAGTGGTCGACCACCTGATGAGCGACCGGTTGTTCTCAGGCTGGGGCATCCGAACGCTTGCCGTCGGCGAGGGCCGGTACAACCCGATCGGCTACCACAACGGCACCATCTGGCCATTCGACAGCTCGTTCATCGCCTGGGGTCTGCGCCGTTACGGCTACAAGGATGAGGCAGCGCTGATAGCGGCCGGCATTCTCGAAGCATCCCGGTTCTTCGACGGACGGCTGCCCGAAGCGTTCGGCGGGTACTCGAAGTCGATGACGAAGTATCCGGTGCAGTACCCGACCGCCTGCAGCCCGCAGGCGTGGTCCACCGGTGCGCCGCTGCTGCTGATGCGCACGATGCTCGGCCTGGAACCGATGGACGGGCACCTGATCGTGGACCCCGCGCTGCCGGCGAACATCGGCCGGCTGGAGCTGCTCGACATCCCGGGCCGCTGGGGGCACATCGACGCCTTCGGCCGCGGCCGGGTGGACACGTCGCGGGTGACGGGCGCGTAGGAACTGTGGCGGAGAATGGGGGATTCGAACCCCCGAGGGCTTGCACCCAACACGCTTTCCAAGCGTGCGCCATAGGCCACTAGGCGAATTCTCCGGGCGGCCTGCTCGCAGGCCTCCGGAAATCTTACAGGCTTTCGCGAGGCTCATCGTCCGCGCCAGTCAGGCGAAATGCCAGACGCCGACCATCGCGACGATGACCGGCGTCTGACTCACTGACAGAGCGGAACTACTTGGCTCCCCAGAGTTCGAGGAATCCGTTCTCGTAGTCGGCGTCGCCGTACCAGGCGCCGGATGCCTCGGCGGCTGGAGTGAGCTCCAGTTCGTTGGCGCTCTCGGCGGTGAACAGACGCCGATACGGGAACGCGAGGTTCTGCGTGCTCGGCTGCCCCGACATCATCCGCAGCGTCTGGTCGGCGGCGTACCAGGCGAACGCCTGCAGGTTCATGCCGACCTCGGCCTGCATGAACCGTTCGTCGGCGAGCATCTGCATGACCGCGAGCGAACCTTCCATGCTGATCACGTGCACTTCGTCCTGGGCGAGCCCGGCCGACTGCAGGCCCTGCTGGATCGATTGCACCAGGCTGTCAGCCTCGGCGTGGATGTATTTGATCCCGGGGTTGGCGACCAGCGTGCTGCTAATCAGGCTGGGGAGCTTGTCGAGCTGTCCGGTGTTGATGTCGACCTTGGTGACCTTGCAGTCCGGGCAGCCCTTTTCATAGGTGGCGTGCGCGCCTGCTTCCATCCAGAGAATGGTGGCCGGGGTGTCGTTGATCGTGACGGTCAGGACTTCGGCCTGGGCGTTCGAGTCGGCGATCACCCAGTTCGCGATCCAGGCTTCCATTTCGACGTTGTTCGGGGTCAGGTATCCAACCTTGGTCGGTTCACCGGGGCCCGCGGGCGCGACCTGGGTGTAGAGCAGCGGGATCCCGGCGGCGGTGACGGAGTCGAAGGCGACCGACGCCAGCTCGTAAGGGATCGATCCGGAAATGACTGCGCCTGCGCCGGCCTGCACGGCCTGATCGAGGCAGGTTGCCATCGACTGCGGGTTCGCCTTGCCATCGCAGACCTGCAGGTCGACGCCGACGTTGGAGAGCGCTGTTTCCAGGGTGTCAGCGACGACGGTGAACAGCGGGACCTGAAGCGTCGCAGCGACGTAGTGCACTGTCTTGCCTTCAAGTGCGGCGAGGTTCTCCAACGCGGGGCCGGGCGCCTCGAACTCGTCGAACGACGCGGAGATGGAGTCGACGACCCCCTGGGCTGCTGCCGCCTCCGCGGTCAGTTCGACGTCGTCGGTCGTTGCAACCTCGTCGGTGGCGGCGCTACATGCGGTGAGGGCAAGAATTGCGGCGGCGACGATCGCCGCTCGCACAGTGCTGTGATTGCGTTTCATGGTGGCGGGAGCTCCATTTCTTCTTCTCTTCGTTGAGACCGGGGTCCGGTGTCGGACGCCAGTGGTGGTGCTGGATTGACGCAACGCTCAGGCCGGCGTTGTGGCCAGTTGAGCTCGGAGGGGGAGTTCGGACAGTCCATTGATGAGCGGATGCTGCCGGTGTGCTGGTTGCCCAGCCAGTTCGAAGCGATCCACCCGCTTCAGCAGCGAGTTGATCAGGCTGTGGGCTTCCAGCCGGGCGATCGCCTGGCCGACGCAACCGTGCAGGCCGTAACCGAAGGACAGGTGATCCGTGGGGTTGCGGTTGATGTCGAAGATGTCCGGATTGTCGTAGTGGCGCTCGTCACGGTTGGCGGCAAGGAAATTGAGCAGCACGCGTGAACCCGCGGGGATGGTGACGCCCTCGACATCCACATCACGCGTCGTCAGCCGGAAGAATCCGCGCACCGGTGACCACATGCGCAGGGTCTCTTCGAATACCTGCTTCACGAGGGAAGGGTCGCGTTTCATCGCCTCCCAGACCTCCGGCTGCTCGGCGACGAGCCTGAGCAGCGAACCGAGAGCGTTCGATGTGGTGTCCAGGCCGGCGACCAGCAGGGCGTTGATCTGCAGCTGACCGCTGCGCTCATCCAGGATGCCGGCGTCGACGGCGTCGAGGATGGCTGCACCCCAACTGCCAGGCCGCAGAGCCTGACGGTTCGACACCGAGGCGATCCAGTCGACGTAGCCGATTACGGTCGGGATGAGGGCCTTCAGCCGGTCGCTGGCCGGCCCGAAGGTGTAGTTCACCGCGTCGGCACCCTCGAACAGGTGCGCGCGTGGTTCGCTCGGGATGCCGATGAGGTCTCCCACGATCTTCCGCGGGATCGATTGGGCGAGTTCGACCCCGTCGAAGGTGGGTTGCTCGAGTGCGGCCGCGACAATGTCGTCGACCTCGTCGGCGATCTGCTCGCGCAGCGCCGTTATTGCGCGAGGCGAGGTCTGCGCGGCAAGGACGCCTCGGATGACGTCGTGCTGCGGAGGGTCGGTGGCGATGATGGCCCCGATCACGGGTGCATTGCCGTCGGGAAGTAGGGCCACGCCTTCAGCGGACGAGTACGTCTGCCAGTCCATTGCAGCGCCTCGGACGATGTCGTAGCGGCTGAGTAGCCAGAACTGGTGCTCGGGAACCCACACCGCCGGTGCGATGTCGCGGAGTTCCTTGAGCAGCTCGGGGTCGCCGGTGACGTCATTGCTGAAGACGTCCAGCGTGGTGCTGAGTGCAGTGGTGTCCACCATGAGGAGCCTCCATTCGGGTGGTGCGGGTTGCGGTTAGGCGCGGATGCGCCGCTGGAGCAGGAACGAGACCGTGACGGCGGCGACCAGCACGACGCCGTAGAACACGTCGGTCACCCAGCCGGCCTGGCCGTGCAGCTGGAGCCCGAATACACCCGTGAGCAGGAAGTAGCCCGCGATGAGCATCCCGATCGGGTTGAACCGGCCGGGCACGATGGCGACGGTGCCGAGGAACACAGCAGCGAAGGTCGGCATGAGGTTGGTCGCGGCGGTGCCGGGGTTGAATCCGCCGAGCCCGATCGACAGGATGACTCCGGCGAGTCCGCAGAGCAGCGCAGAAGAGAGGTAGGCGCCGACCCGGATCCGGGTCACCGAAATGCCTGCGAGCCGCGCCACGTCCCGGTTGGAGCCGACGAACAGCATGTGGCGTCCGAGCGGGGTCGCGCTCATGATGTAGGCGACGATCGCCACGAGGATCACGCCGTACCAGAAGATCATCGGAAGTCCGAGGAATCTGCCCAGGGTGATTACGGAGAGCGCCGAGTCGAGGCCGCTCACCGTGGTTTCCCGCGACATCAGGAAGGCGAGCCCGCCTGCCACGCTGGAGACGCCGAGGGTGACAACCACCGAATTGATGCCGACGATCACGATGAGCACGGCATTGATGATTCCGAAAACGAGCGCCACACCGAAGGCTGCGAGCACGGCGGGAAGGAACGGCCAGCCTTCGAACACGACGAGCGCGGGGACGGTGACCGCGGAGATGCCAAAGATGCCGGCGAATGAGAGGTCGAACTCGCCGACCGCCATGGTGATGACAACGGCCAGCCCGAGGAAGATCAGGGGCGTTTGCGTGCTGAGTACCGCACGCATCGCCGCGATCGCACTGACATCACCGGGTGCGGTCGCGACGAGCACCACGATCATGATGAGCCAGATGAGCACCAGGCTGTAGCGCTGCAGCACGATCGAACCGATGCGCCGGGCGAGGCTCGCTCCTGTGCGCGCTGGGATGTCGGATGCCGGAGGCCGTTTGGCGTCGTTACGTGATGGGGATGTGGTGGTCATGCTGCGTCTCCTTCGACGGGAGGGAAGATGGTGTTCAAGATCGTGTCCGCGGTGAACGGTCCGCGCAGTTCGCGGGCGACGACGCCGTCCTCGAGCACCAGTACCCGGTCGCACACGGCGGCGAGGTCTTCGACTTCGGAGGAGCACAGCACGACGGCTGCGCCATCCGCGGCTGCCTGGCGCGTGGCGCGAAGCACCGCGGTGCGAGCACCGACATCCACGGCCTGCGTGGGGTCATCGAGAACGAGCAGGGCAGGCTTGCCGATGAGCCACTTGCCCATCAGCACCTTCTGCTGGTTGCCGCCACTCATGGTTGCGACCACGGCCTTGCGGTCCGCGGGCGTCACGTTGAAGTGGTCCAGGATCGCCTGGGTCTCGATGCCCTGCCAGCGTCGGCCGGTCCACCATGGCTTACCGTTCGTGCGCAGGTGCGGGAGCGTGACGTTCTCCTCGACGGTAAGCGTGGTGGCGAGTCCCTTGGCGGCTCGGTCTTGGGGGATGAATGCCACCCCGGCGCGGAGCAGGTCGATGGTGCGATTGCGGTCGAGTGGGAGGACTGTGCCGTCGATCACGAGCTCGCCGCTGGCGCTGGTCGCGCCGCCGAGCAGTGCAGCGAAGCCCGGGAGGCCGGAATCCACGGCGCCGGTGACACCGAGAACTTCGCCGTGTGCGACGTGTGCGCTGACGCCCCGAACCCGCCCGCCAGTGATGTCGCGAAGCTCAACCCCGCCGTCGCGCAGCCGGGTCGGCATCGCCTGTACGAAGTTGTCGAGCTCTCCCTCGTGCCCGAGCACGAGCCGGGTCAGGGCTGCTTCGTCGAGGTCTGCGGTGGGCAGGCCGGTTTCGACGACTCGCCCGTTGCGCAGCGCGGTGGCGCGGTCCGCGATCTCCAGCACTTCCTTGAGGTTGTGGCTGACCAGCAGCACCGCTGTGCCTTGCCGGGCGAGGAAGCGGATCATCTCGTAGAACGCGGGCAGCGCCTCGTGGGGGATGGCCCGCGAGGACTCGTCGAAGACGATGACGCCGGTGCCGGGGGTGCGCTCCTGCAAGGCCCGGGCAACCGCAACGGCGACGCGCTCACTCGGGGTGAGGGTGGCGACCTTGGCAGCGGGGTCGATATCGAGCCCGAGGAAGTCGAAACTCTGGCGCACTGCGGCGCGGTCCTTGGCGGTGTCGATCCATCGGGTGAACCGCCGGGTGCTGTGTCGGCCGACTCGAGCGTTCTCGCGAACGCTGAGGTCGGCGATCAGGCCGAGGTCTTGATGAACAAACGCCAGACCTGCCTCATGCAGCCGCTTGGGCTCAATCGGCGGGCCGATCCGTTCGCCGTCCACCAGGATGTCGGCGCCGGGGTCTGGCCGGTAGACGCCGCTGATCAGCTTGATCAGTGTCGATTTTCCGGAGCCGTTCTGGCCGACCAGGGCGTGGATCTCACCCGGGGCGATGCTGATGTGGGCATTGTCGAGCACGGTGACGCCCGCGAATGTTTTGGAGAGGTTCCGAACCTCGAGGCGCGGCGCGTTCACTTGACGCTCCGCTCAGCCGGGCGCGGCTCGCTCAGGGGCATTGCAATTTCTCGTTCGCACGACACTGCACCGCACCTCCTTGTGTGGCAGACAGGGCGCGAAAGTCGTTTCCAGCCCTTTTGGTACGACAGTTGTAGCACTCACTTGATGCTCTGTCCAGTGAAAACCCTTAAAGTCGCGCGACTGGACGAGTCATCGCCTGTCCGACTTGGGTGGGCGGCGCGAGCAGCGGCCCCATGCGTGTCGGCGGACTCGGCGGTACCGCCATCGGCGTGGCCGTCATGGGTCTCGGGCGGGTCTTCCGGACTCGCGGAAGCGCGCGGGCGCGGACGCGGGCGCGGCAACCAGCGATCGGGGCTCAGAGTTGGCGGGGCCTCGAGAGCCGGCGCGGCCCCGCCAACGGTGTCCTCGACGT
The Diaminobutyricimonas sp. LJ205 genome window above contains:
- a CDS encoding cytochrome P450; its protein translation is MVDTTALSTTLDVFSNDVTGDPELLKELRDIAPAVWVPEHQFWLLSRYDIVRGAAMDWQTYSSAEGVALLPDGNAPVIGAIIATDPPQHDVIRGVLAAQTSPRAITALREQIADEVDDIVAAALEQPTFDGVELAQSIPRKIVGDLIGIPSEPRAHLFEGADAVNYTFGPASDRLKALIPTVIGYVDWIASVSNRQALRPGSWGAAILDAVDAGILDERSGQLQINALLVAGLDTTSNALGSLLRLVAEQPEVWEAMKRDPSLVKQVFEETLRMWSPVRGFFRLTTRDVDVEGVTIPAGSRVLLNFLAANRDERHYDNPDIFDINRNPTDHLSFGYGLHGCVGQAIARLEAHSLINSLLKRVDRFELAGQPAHRQHPLINGLSELPLRAQLATTPA
- a CDS encoding SCP2 sterol-binding domain-containing protein; the encoded protein is MNNTSSPTTSDDATTRFFEELGRRGNEPLLRRVSGRIRFEIVDGERTDSWLVAVDQGRLSVTHEQATADCTIRGGRSTFDELAAGRRNMNAALVRGALAARGDLELFFAIQRLFPNPPPGWDPTVETRGES
- a CDS encoding LysR family transcriptional regulator; translated protein: MELRQLHYFTVVAEELSFTQAARRLHVAQSSVSTTISALERELKVMLFVRSTQKVSLTEEGVHFLRGSREVLSAAEQAREDAQAAKYGLAGRVRIAIIPVLLRRVVGMASQFHKVYPNVLLSLVEVDADGVAEAVAQRNLDFATLPLGSRTTPAGVMSRSILREECVAILPPDSGAPPEISLAELAEYGFIDFIPSWALRQSVDSTFRAARLTRNTRFEVSDAPVAVELVKAGLGASILPASVATLFSGVRVSRIADYRPEWNVVLIWPKGPMRPAVRELMSIFLRSLPAAENR
- a CDS encoding ABC transporter permease → MSTTRSQVRPLPSPSGLALRWFRRRLTDPVNYLTIGVALGFFVLWEIAVKSGAISRLILPAPSAIFDALLLNLGMPVFWEHTWITLQEILVGFAAGSIAGFVLGAGIGVSRVAQRVFGMGILVLQAIPKVAVAPIIAVWLGYGLTAKAVITALLCFFPVFANTVAGIRSTPTEYQELVSAYRGSRTQRFFHVTLPNALPSVFVGLNVGLTLAVIGAIVAEFVGSSKGLGAYILAQGFQLNVAGVFCALLVLAVITIILSEAVSFLSRRVVFWAPESVAGSTI
- a CDS encoding substrate-binding domain-containing protein, which produces MKRNHSTVRAAIVAAAILALTACSAATDEVATTDDVELTAEAAAAQGVVDSISASFDEFEAPGPALENLAALEGKTVHYVAATLQVPLFTVVADTLETALSNVGVDLQVCDGKANPQSMATCLDQAVQAGAGAVISGSIPYELASVAFDSVTAAGIPLLYTQVAPAGPGEPTKVGYLTPNNVEMEAWIANWVIADSNAQAEVLTVTINDTPATILWMEAGAHATYEKGCPDCKVTKVDINTGQLDKLPSLISSTLVANPGIKYIHAEADSLVQSIQQGLQSAGLAQDEVHVISMEGSLAVMQMLADERFMQAEVGMNLQAFAWYAADQTLRMMSGQPSTQNLAFPYRRLFTAESANELELTPAAEASGAWYGDADYENGFLELWGAK
- a CDS encoding ABC transporter substrate-binding protein, giving the protein MSKRAYLTLVAASALLLTACSDGSEPGPAEGPAEGPTKVSIVSGNQSPDVSTWQVYLPEMLKYWEDEGLDVTVNYTQGSPAAVQGLVAGQADFAFSTLTPVLAASSDGEDVRPVVNQTVMAWRLAVPTDSAIKDPGDLKGAKIGLFAAGAGSQPYLERWLTDAGIDIQTDIEYIVTGGAAASYEALKNGTVDVAFSFIDMLGQMEALGGEYRYLADDKWLKMPDYGLSTSTKMIKDRDTLVAVSRGVAKAMVFLTENPRCAAEVFMKTPTGMGGSVDQFEAALRASAKQAKASFDSQGTGYWGFVEPSRLQAAIDLQLDLGLISKKLDAKAMVPGDLELAKAVNDFDADEIRAAARACDLG
- a CDS encoding ABC transporter ATP-binding protein produces the protein MASSTRHIRVEEATKTYATRLEPAGLLALKPITLDIDAGTFVSIVGPSGCGKSTFMRMVAGLTPISGGRIEIDGTEVREPRNDVGVVFQSPVLLPWKTALENVILPARFAKKNLAEAREQAREYFDLVGLSGFESAYPRELSGGMQQRVGIVRALLNHPKLLLMDEPFGALDAMSREKMNLELLRIWAATSCTVLFITHSIPEAVLLADRVLVMSGRPGEIVDDVEVTLPRPRSLEQINTAEFGRYTYSLRQHFKSEGLD
- a CDS encoding amylo-alpha-1,6-glucosidase, with the protein product MRFGELTAFEERPHSPYFGSADATQLYVVLLDEYERWTGDTELVRELEYEARAALHWIDTYADLQGNGYVSYERRNAETGLENQCWKDSWDSISYRDGTLPGFPRATCELQGYAYDAKVRGARLAREVWNDPDYAAELERQAADLKRRFNRDFWVADGEYFAIALDADGRQVDSLTSNIGHLLWSGIVDDSKAQAVVDHLMSDRLFSGWGIRTLAVGEGRYNPIGYHNGTIWPFDSSFIAWGLRRYGYKDEAALIAAGILEASRFFDGRLPEAFGGYSKSMTKYPVQYPTACSPQAWSTGAPLLLMRTMLGLEPMDGHLIVDPALPANIGRLELLDIPGRWGHIDAFGRGRVDTSRVTGA
- a CDS encoding glycogen debranching N-terminal domain-containing protein; protein product: MTDTVSILNGNTFVVSDVVGDIESSPTDPTGLFSFDTRFLSKWVLTVDGERLTSLSTDDLHYFEARFFLVPGVGSVYVNATMSVIRQRSVGNGFTEVLSILNHDDQPVDVTVRIDAASDFADLFEVKDALAKKGSYSTKVAGRSLELEYQRDTYHRSTAISSTEECSVDEDGLTFTVTIGSHEAWSTELEVAIEVLQQEVQGQGRSISEQVKRPIPDMAANLARWLDEAPRLGCDWETLVRTYQRSLVDLAALRFSPLTAGRNSLPAAGLPWFMTMFGRDSIFTSLQVLPFGSELARTTLRELGLRQGTRTDDFRTRIPVASCTRCGSAN